One segment of Xanthomonas oryzae pv. oryzae DNA contains the following:
- a CDS encoding fatty acid desaturase family protein, producing MSRVHNRALSAAELQSFGDELDAIRARVQRQVGGADARYIRRIVAAVRWSGGAGRALLFLGAFVRSVLIPAWIAGVVLLTLSKILENMELGHNVMHGQYDWMGDPQLNGNTYEWDIVATGDNWRKTHNFKHHTYTNVRGMDDDIGYGLLRIFPEQRWRPFYLLQPFIAVVFALLFEWGVAIQDLRLGRWFAGKIKAAELRVAFLPVGRKMGRQMLKDYIVFPLLAGPFFLTVLLGNLAANVLRSIWTFVIIFCGHFTADAEVFPKESIRNESRGHWYLRQLRGSSNLTGGKLMNVLSGNLSHQIEHHFYPDLPANRYAQIAVEVKQICARYGQHYNTGSLPRQFAQVMWRIVRHAFPSRPKPVHQRSSALQSA from the coding sequence ATGAGCCGAGTCCATAACCGTGCCCTGTCCGCTGCCGAACTGCAGTCTTTCGGCGACGAACTCGATGCCATCCGCGCTCGCGTGCAACGCCAGGTGGGGGGCGCCGATGCGCGCTACATCCGCCGCATCGTGGCTGCCGTGCGCTGGAGCGGTGGGGCTGGTCGTGCGCTGCTGTTCCTTGGCGCGTTCGTCCGTAGCGTGCTGATTCCGGCGTGGATCGCCGGCGTGGTGCTGCTGACGCTGTCCAAGATCCTGGAGAACATGGAGCTGGGCCATAACGTCATGCACGGCCAGTACGACTGGATGGGCGACCCGCAGCTCAACGGCAATACCTACGAGTGGGACATCGTTGCCACCGGCGACAACTGGCGCAAGACGCACAACTTCAAGCACCACACCTACACCAATGTGCGCGGCATGGACGACGACATCGGCTACGGCTTGTTGCGTATCTTCCCCGAACAGCGCTGGCGCCCGTTCTACCTGCTGCAGCCCTTCATCGCGGTGGTGTTCGCGCTGCTGTTCGAATGGGGCGTGGCGATCCAGGACCTGCGTCTGGGCCGCTGGTTCGCCGGCAAGATAAAGGCGGCCGAATTGCGCGTCGCGTTCCTGCCTGTGGGCCGCAAGATGGGCCGCCAGATGCTCAAGGACTACATCGTGTTCCCGCTGCTGGCCGGCCCGTTTTTCCTGACCGTGCTGCTGGGTAATCTTGCCGCCAACGTGCTGCGCAGCATCTGGACCTTCGTGATCATTTTTTGCGGCCACTTCACCGCCGATGCGGAAGTGTTCCCGAAGGAATCGATCCGCAACGAATCGCGTGGTCATTGGTATCTGCGTCAGCTGCGCGGGTCGTCGAACCTCACCGGCGGCAAGTTGATGAACGTGCTGTCTGGCAATCTGAGCCACCAGATCGAACACCACTTCTACCCGGACCTGCCAGCCAACCGTTATGCGCAGATCGCCGTCGAAGTGAAGCAGATCTGTGCGCGCTACGGCCAGCACTACAACACCGGCTCGCTGCCGCGGCAGTTCGCTCAGGTGATGTGGCGGATCGTGCGCCACGCCTTCCCGAGCCGGCCCAAGCCGGTGCACCAGCGCAGCAGTGCCTTGCAGAGCGCGTAA
- a CDS encoding IS701-like element ISXo15 family transposase produces MLNRTLEVRFEQYGEVVAAALSHADRKQPAHWYLKGLLLPGGRKSVEPMAARVHPQNVRSAHQSMHHLVADADWSDQALLAAVAAQVLPTLSRKSAACHWIVDDTGFSKKGVHSVGVARQYCGRLGKTDNCQVAVSLSIANEHGSLPVGYRLYLPEQWAQDTVRRKKAGVPDQVVFQTKTALAMDQIDSALATGMAAGVVLADAAYGTETHWRDQLSERGLLYMVGVRSNTKVWWGSHQPAPMPPASPKGGRPRTRPMRDSAHAPISVHEVAQSLPARTYRQVSWRQGSDATLSSRFAAVRVRAAHNCQAHDEQWLLIEWPPGESEPRHYWFSTRPKQTPVKTLVATAQGRWRIERDYQELKSELGLHHYEGRNWRGFHHHASLCIAAYGFLMRERLRSKKNSVAFKMPAVSKSVRPRGSGPNATSPSQLDCHAGLRTG; encoded by the coding sequence GTGTTGAATAGGACACTGGAAGTGCGTTTTGAACAGTACGGGGAAGTAGTTGCTGCCGCCCTGTCCCATGCGGATCGCAAACAGCCCGCACACTGGTACCTGAAGGGGTTGCTACTGCCTGGAGGGCGCAAGAGCGTGGAGCCCATGGCCGCGCGGGTGCACCCGCAGAACGTGCGCTCAGCCCATCAATCGATGCACCATCTGGTGGCCGATGCCGACTGGAGCGATCAAGCGCTGCTGGCGGCGGTGGCGGCACAGGTGCTGCCGACCCTGAGCAGGAAGAGCGCAGCGTGTCACTGGATCGTGGACGACACGGGATTTTCAAAGAAGGGGGTGCATTCGGTCGGTGTTGCACGCCAGTACTGCGGCCGCCTTGGCAAGACGGACAATTGCCAGGTTGCCGTGAGTTTGTCGATCGCCAACGAACACGGCAGCCTGCCAGTGGGCTATCGGCTGTATCTTCCCGAGCAGTGGGCTCAGGATACTGTGCGGCGCAAGAAGGCAGGCGTTCCGGATCAGGTCGTGTTTCAGACCAAGACAGCGCTGGCCATGGATCAGATCGACAGCGCGCTGGCGACAGGGATGGCGGCAGGCGTCGTGCTAGCCGATGCGGCCTACGGCACCGAGACCCACTGGCGAGACCAGCTCAGCGAACGCGGCCTGCTGTACATGGTCGGCGTCCGCAGCAACACGAAGGTCTGGTGGGGATCGCACCAACCTGCGCCCATGCCGCCAGCCAGCCCTAAGGGCGGTCGGCCCCGCACACGACCGATGCGCGATAGCGCACATGCGCCGATCTCGGTACATGAAGTCGCGCAGAGCTTGCCCGCAAGGACGTATCGGCAGGTCAGCTGGCGCCAGGGCAGCGACGCAACGCTCAGTTCGCGGTTCGCGGCGGTGCGGGTTCGTGCCGCACACAATTGCCAGGCACATGACGAGCAGTGGCTGCTGATCGAGTGGCCGCCGGGAGAGTCCGAGCCCCGCCACTACTGGTTCTCGACGCGACCAAAGCAAACGCCGGTCAAGACACTGGTTGCCACGGCACAAGGCCGATGGCGGATTGAACGCGATTATCAGGAGCTGAAGTCGGAGTTGGGCCTGCATCACTATGAAGGGCGTAACTGGCGTGGTTTTCACCATCACGCCAGTCTGTGCATCGCCGCATACGGGTTCTTGATGCGCGAGCGCCTGCGCAGTAAAAAAAACTCCGTCGCATTCAAGATGCCTGCAGTATCCAAAAGTGTCCGCCCGCGCGGGTCTGGCCCCAATGCAACGTCACCATCCCAACTCGATTGCCACGCTGGCCTTCGGACTGGCTAG
- a CDS encoding IS5 family transposase (programmed frameshift) — MREKNDPSDVSRERFEQIRPILEQARKRTKPVTVDMYEVWCAVLYLLRTGCPWRALPSDFPKWRTVHSYFAKWSEVDDEGMSLLERALKKSQVGAAREKQGRKACSTFLIVDAQSVKNSDTAGQKGYDAGKKVSGIKRHIAVDTQGFPHAVAVTTAEVTDRQGALEALKRCRSGLGRVKRLLCDSGYTGDPFAEGVQDILGKHVTVQIAKRSELHTFKVMPKRWSVERSFAWLEKNRRLWKNCERRLNTSLQSIHLAFLALLLRRS, encoded by the exons ATGCGCGAGAAGAACGATCCAAGTGACGTGAGCCGTGAGCGGTTCGAGCAAATCCGCCCGATTCTGGAGCAAGCCCGCAAGCGCACCAAGCCTGTGACAGTGGATATGTATGAGGTGTGGTGCGCAGTGCTGTATCTGCTACGGACAGGGTGCCCGTGGCGTGCGTTGCCCAGTGACTTTCCGAAGTGGCGCACGGTGCATTCCTACTTTGCCAAGTGGAGCGAAGTGGACGATGAAGGAATGAGCCTGCTGGAGCGGGCGCTTAAAAAATC TCAGGTTGGCGCGGCCCGCGAGAAACAGGGGCGCAAGGCCTGCAGCACGTTCTTGATCGTGGACGCGCAGAGCGTGAAGAACAGTGATACAGCCGGTCAGAAAGGCTATGACGCGGGCAAGAAGGTATCGGGGATCAAGCGCCACATCGCGGTGGATACGCAAGGCTTTCCACATGCCGTTGCGGTGACCACGGCGGAAGTCACCGATCGTCAAGGTGCGCTGGAGGCATTGAAACGCTGCCGATCGGGTTTAGGTCGGGTGAAACGCCTGCTGTGCGACAGCGGCTACACCGGAGATCCCTTCGCCGAGGGCGTACAGGACATTCTGGGCAAGCATGTCACCGTACAGATTGCCAAGCGCAGCGAGCTGCATACCTTCAAGGTCATGCCCAAGCGCTGGAGTGTCGAACGCAGCTTTGCCTGGCTGGAGAAGAACCGGAGGCTATGGAAGAACTGCGAGCGAAGGCTCAATACCAGCTTGCAGTCCATCCACCTGGCGTTCCTGGCACTGCTGCTCAGGAGATCGTGA
- the fabR gene encoding HTH-type transcriptional repressor FabR: protein MTSIALPSHDAPPSRKPAISREDLIAAALSLIGPHRSLSTLSLREVAREAGIAPNSFYRQFRDMDELAVALIDLAGRSLRTIIGQARQRATSTDRSVIRVSVEAFMEQLRADDKLLHVLLREGAVGSDAFKLAVERELSYFEDELRVDLIRLAAADNAKLHAPALVSKAITRLVFAMGAVAMDSPPEKDPELIEQISQMLRMILTGARTLGTHGGGFNSGSQHQRL from the coding sequence ATGACCTCCATCGCCCTGCCTTCCCACGACGCGCCGCCGTCCCGCAAGCCGGCGATTTCACGGGAGGATCTCATTGCTGCAGCGTTGTCGTTGATCGGCCCGCACCGCAGCCTGTCCACGCTGAGCCTGCGCGAAGTGGCACGCGAGGCCGGCATCGCGCCGAACAGCTTTTACCGCCAGTTCCGCGACATGGACGAGCTCGCCGTGGCCTTGATCGACCTGGCCGGGCGTTCGCTGCGCACCATCATCGGCCAGGCGCGCCAGCGCGCGACCTCCACCGACCGCAGCGTCATCCGCGTCTCGGTCGAAGCCTTCATGGAACAGCTCCGCGCCGACGACAAGCTATTGCACGTGCTGCTGCGCGAAGGCGCGGTAGGCTCGGACGCCTTCAAGCTGGCGGTGGAACGCGAACTCAGCTATTTCGAAGACGAGCTGCGTGTGGACCTGATCCGCCTGGCCGCCGCCGACAACGCCAAGCTCCACGCGCCCGCCCTGGTGTCCAAGGCCATCACCCGGCTGGTGTTTGCGATGGGCGCGGTCGCAATGGATTCGCCGCCGGAAAAAGACCCAGAGCTGATCGAGCAGATCTCGCAGATGCTGCGCATGATTCTGACCGGCGCCCGCACCCTGGGCACACACGGCGGCGGCTTCAACTCTGGATCGCAACACCAACGGTTGTGA
- a CDS encoding ferredoxin reductase: protein MNLAFSPKSTSPLPARLARRLVSPHLFDFWATRINPLWTLERPMARLVERSPASRDAVTLVLQPNSHWRGLQAGQHVSLGVEIDGRRLLRSYSPTVLVDGRLAITVKAIEGGLVSRFLTHDAALGTVVSLDPAFGDMLLPSTPTPLLLLAAGSGITPMRALLQAAAQAGMPMDVDLLYWVRQRDEACFVDEFAALAAAHPRLRVQLLTTREGEMPAARIDTYPLDQISALEQRHAMACGPGGFVQAARERLQGRVAAFQAEAFSVPALDESEAGQVQVQLSRSGRTLTLPRGQSLLEGLEAQGLRPNHGCRMGICNTCACARQSGTTRHLLTGERSNEPTAPVRLCISAPSTDLILDL from the coding sequence ATGAACCTGGCATTTTCTCCAAAGTCCACGTCCCCGCTGCCGGCACGCCTGGCGCGCCGGCTGGTGTCGCCGCACCTGTTCGATTTCTGGGCAACCCGGATCAACCCGCTGTGGACGCTGGAACGGCCGATGGCACGCCTGGTCGAGCGCAGCCCTGCCAGCCGCGATGCGGTGACCCTGGTGTTGCAGCCCAACAGCCACTGGCGCGGTTTGCAGGCCGGCCAGCATGTGAGCCTGGGCGTGGAGATCGACGGCCGCCGCTTGTTGCGCAGCTACAGCCCGACCGTGCTGGTCGACGGCCGCCTGGCGATTACTGTCAAGGCGATCGAGGGCGGGCTGGTCAGCCGGTTCCTGACGCACGATGCGGCGCTGGGCACGGTGGTGTCGCTGGACCCGGCCTTCGGCGACATGTTGTTGCCGAGCACGCCAACCCCGCTACTGCTGCTGGCCGCCGGCTCGGGCATCACGCCGATGCGCGCGTTGCTGCAGGCCGCTGCGCAGGCCGGCATGCCGATGGACGTGGACCTGCTGTACTGGGTGCGTCAGCGCGACGAAGCCTGCTTCGTCGACGAATTCGCCGCGCTGGCCGCCGCGCATCCGCGCCTGCGCGTGCAGTTGCTGACCACCCGCGAAGGCGAGATGCCGGCCGCACGCATCGACACCTATCCGCTGGATCAGATTTCCGCGTTGGAGCAGCGCCACGCGATGGCATGCGGCCCGGGCGGTTTTGTGCAAGCCGCGCGCGAACGTTTGCAAGGGCGCGTGGCTGCATTTCAGGCCGAAGCCTTCAGCGTGCCGGCACTGGACGAAAGCGAAGCGGGGCAGGTGCAGGTCCAGCTGTCACGCAGCGGCCGTACGCTCACGCTGCCGCGCGGCCAGTCGCTGCTGGAAGGGCTGGAAGCGCAAGGCCTGCGGCCCAACCACGGCTGCCGCATGGGCATCTGCAACACCTGCGCCTGCGCGCGCCAGTCCGGCACCACGCGCCACCTGCTCACCGGTGAGCGCAGCAACGAACCCACCGCACCGGTCCGCCTGTGCATCAGTGCCCCGAGCACTGACCTGATCCTGGATCTGTAA
- a CDS encoding IS30-like element IS1112 family transposase, with product MSSSRLDLSERYRLHALYETGMSMRAIADAVARAPSTISRELRRNRHAAKYRPDHAQRISEHRRAQASRRPRIDAERIRQIEVLLREDASPEQIAGRTGLASHAWIYRHIDADQKRGGQLFMHLRKRRRKRRRRGVRDGRGQLTHRRSWTQRPSVVEQRSRIGDWELETIRASHGKGVVVSMTERRSRLHLLAYSPDGTAENVRNAIVQRLGGLRHAVHTLTADNGKEFADHRLIAACLQSDFYFADPYCPWQRGSNENANGLTRQYLPRQTDVSTITDAHLRWIEQRLYNRPRKILGFKTPLEVFSEEVLNSVANQS from the coding sequence ATGTCATCCAGCCGCCTGGACCTGTCAGAACGATACCGCCTACATGCGTTATATGAAACCGGGATGTCGATGCGCGCCATCGCCGATGCAGTGGCGCGTGCGCCCAGCACGATCAGTCGTGAGCTGCGCCGCAACCGGCACGCGGCGAAGTATCGGCCCGATCACGCGCAGCGCATCAGCGAGCATCGGCGCGCACAGGCCAGCCGGCGACCACGCATCGACGCTGAGCGTATCCGTCAGATCGAGGTCCTGCTGAGGGAGGACGCCAGTCCCGAACAGATCGCCGGCCGCACCGGCTTGGCCAGTCACGCATGGATCTATCGGCACATCGACGCCGATCAGAAGCGCGGTGGTCAGTTGTTCATGCATCTACGCAAACGCCGCCGCAAGCGCCGTCGGCGTGGCGTGCGCGATGGCCGCGGGCAGCTGACGCATCGGCGCAGCTGGACACAGCGCCCCAGTGTGGTTGAGCAGCGAAGCCGTATCGGCGACTGGGAGCTGGAGACCATCAGGGCCTCACACGGAAAGGGCGTGGTGGTCAGCATGACCGAACGCCGCAGTCGCCTGCATCTGCTGGCTTACTCGCCCGACGGCACCGCCGAGAACGTGCGCAACGCCATTGTCCAGCGACTGGGCGGCCTGCGCCATGCAGTTCACACCCTCACCGCCGACAACGGCAAGGAGTTCGCTGATCATCGGCTCATTGCCGCCTGCCTGCAGAGCGATTTCTATTTCGCAGATCCGTACTGCCCATGGCAGCGCGGCAGCAACGAGAATGCCAACGGATTGACACGCCAATACCTGCCACGACAGACCGATGTCAGCACCATCACCGATGCGCACCTGCGATGGATCGAGCAGCGGCTCTACAATCGTCCGCGCAAGATACTTGGATTCAAAACGCCCCTCGAAGTCTTCTCCGAGGAGGTCCTCAACAGCGTTGCGAATCAGAGTTGA